One window of the Methanophagales archaeon genome contains the following:
- a CDS encoding cytochrome c3 family protein — protein MMRKLKLCVLALLFIVIVNLAVTTCMGMSDENSEVIPPNPTGFIGSWHPAPECVQCHVSLLPESRLRSMVSSCVCHGKEYVTGGAIDNEKIRTRAHGIQACIDCHIGTGIAKAGEISANEIHRVHINVDCGGCHGAGKNLRMPESGDCNSCHQGGVHFIHGNRTGELCVACHGSFGIKYKGEGYQMKEGVPVIKSEEEKRYPTILNMLKALLRFIEGGRE, from the coding sequence ATGATGAGGAAACTTAAATTGTGTGTGTTAGCGTTACTCTTCATTGTAATCGTAAACCTCGCTGTAACTACATGTATGGGTATGAGCGATGAGAACAGTGAGGTGATACCACCGAATCCAACGGGTTTCATCGGCTCCTGGCATCCAGCACCGGAATGTGTGCAATGCCATGTCTCACTCCTCCCTGAGAGCAGATTGCGCTCAATGGTCAGCTCCTGTGTGTGTCATGGGAAAGAATACGTGACCGGTGGAGCGATAGACAATGAAAAAATCAGAACCAGGGCACACGGCATACAAGCATGTATTGACTGTCATATAGGAACGGGAATAGCAAAAGCTGGGGAGATATCCGCTAATGAAATCCATCGTGTGCACATAAATGTGGATTGCGGGGGATGTCATGGAGCGGGTAAGAACTTGAGGATGCCAGAAAGTGGTGATTGCAACTCCTGCCATCAGGGTGGCGTTCATTTTATCCATGGTAACAGAACAGGGGAGTTATGCGTCGCCTGCCATGGCTCCTTTGGCATAAAATATAAGGGGGAGGGCTATCAGATGAAGGAGGGTGTGCCAGTAATAAAGAGCGAAGAAGAGAAGAGATATCCCACCATCTTAAATATGTTAAAAGCACTATTGAGGTTTATAGAGGGAGGAAGAGAGTAA
- the proB gene encoding glutamate 5-kinase: MDEDIAVAKAKRIVIKVGTSTLTDDNHRLAPDKVKKLAREIVELRRRGKEVILVSSGAIGAGIGKLNLKQRPRDIKLLQATAAVGQSILMSTYDRYFSAYGQTIAQLLLTHADFLSRQRYLNLRNTLLTLLKSGVIPIVNENDTTAVDEIKVGDNDNLSALVASNLEADLLIILTDTDGLFTRDPRRSERAELIPVVRDITPEIERIADTGEKTKTSSVGGMRTKIQAAKLAMNAGIPVVIANGAEEDILLRIVEGEPVGTRFLPRKSDRMNDREHWIRFVSPPRGRIKVDEGAKAALVAKGSSLLPSGIIGVEGVFMPGDTVSIIDSHNIEFARGITNYSSVEIEKIKGLHTSDIERVLGHKEYDEVVYRGNLYLIQEQDEEGDVRREDSTQDRLSWNQLSRFPDSA; encoded by the coding sequence ATGGATGAGGATATAGCAGTAGCAAAGGCAAAGCGGATTGTAATAAAGGTGGGTACAAGCACCCTCACGGATGATAACCACCGACTTGCGCCTGATAAGGTGAAGAAGCTTGCGCGAGAGATAGTAGAACTGAGGAGACGGGGGAAAGAGGTCATCCTGGTCTCATCAGGTGCGATCGGTGCAGGCATAGGGAAATTAAACCTGAAGCAGAGACCCCGAGATATCAAGCTCTTACAGGCTACTGCTGCTGTTGGACAGAGCATTCTGATGAGCACCTATGACCGGTATTTCTCTGCTTATGGTCAGACAATTGCGCAACTTCTGTTAACACACGCCGATTTCCTCAGTCGTCAGAGGTATCTCAATCTGAGAAACACTTTACTCACATTGCTCAAATCGGGTGTGATCCCGATAGTAAATGAGAATGATACCACAGCAGTAGATGAGATTAAGGTAGGGGACAATGATAACCTATCGGCTCTTGTAGCAAGCAACCTCGAAGCCGACCTGCTTATTATCCTTACTGATACTGATGGCTTGTTCACTCGAGACCCGCGTAGGAGTGAGAGAGCGGAGCTCATCCCGGTTGTGCGTGATATAACACCCGAGATTGAACGAATTGCAGATACCGGTGAGAAGACGAAGACGAGTAGTGTTGGAGGCATGAGGACAAAAATACAGGCGGCAAAGCTCGCAATGAATGCGGGTATTCCTGTTGTCATTGCGAATGGTGCTGAAGAGGACATCCTGCTGCGCATTGTAGAGGGTGAGCCGGTTGGAACACGGTTCTTACCGCGTAAAAGCGACAGGATGAATGACAGAGAGCACTGGATTCGGTTTGTATCGCCGCCGAGGGGTAGAATAAAGGTGGACGAAGGAGCAAAAGCTGCTTTAGTCGCTAAGGGTAGTAGTCTGTTACCATCAGGCATCATCGGGGTAGAAGGAGTCTTCATGCCCGGTGACACCGTTAGTATCATTGATTCTCATAACATCGAATTTGCTCGTGGCATAACCAATTACTCCTCTGTGGAGATAGAGAAGATAAAGGGGCTTCATACCAGTGACATCGAACGCGTTCTGGGGCATAAAGAGTATGACGAAGTGGTATATCGCGGTAATCTCTACCTGATACAGGAACAGGATGAGGAAGGAGATGTCAGGAGAGAGGATAGCACTCAAGATAGGTTATCTTGGAACCAATTATCACGGTTTCCAGATTCAGCCTGA
- the truA gene encoding tRNA pseudouridine(38-40) synthase TruA gives MSGERIALKIGYLGTNYHGFQIQPEPELPTIEGMLFRAFTRLGLFGFESRQSANYSAAGRTDKGVHALAQVISFDTAKEVTPRMINSMLPDDIWVYAIARPYPGFNARRDAKSRKYRYFLFSEPELDVSRMKEASELLIGRHNFYNFAQGHEAESHIREIKRIELMSNGSFIVIDVEANGFLRKMVRKIVSALCMVARGDRDESWLEALLELQLKDSIEPAPPFGLVLREVVYDNIEFVEDRYAMRRIEERLKRDFVMHSTIASVLRELIPHNKN, from the coding sequence ATGTCAGGAGAGAGGATAGCACTCAAGATAGGTTATCTTGGAACCAATTATCACGGTTTCCAGATTCAGCCTGAACCGGAATTGCCGACGATAGAAGGGATGCTCTTCAGAGCTTTTACACGGCTTGGACTATTTGGATTCGAATCACGGCAATCAGCAAACTACTCCGCTGCTGGTAGAACAGATAAAGGTGTTCACGCTCTTGCGCAGGTAATATCCTTTGATACCGCTAAGGAAGTGACTCCTCGTATGATAAACAGCATGCTGCCGGACGATATCTGGGTCTATGCAATTGCAAGACCCTATCCGGGATTCAATGCGCGCAGGGATGCAAAATCAAGAAAATACCGGTATTTCCTATTCTCAGAGCCAGAACTGGATGTATCGCGAATGAAGGAGGCATCAGAACTACTTATTGGTAGACATAATTTCTATAACTTCGCACAGGGGCATGAAGCGGAATCACATATCAGGGAGATAAAGCGAATAGAGCTCATGAGTAACGGTTCTTTTATCGTTATTGATGTGGAAGCGAACGGTTTTCTCCGCAAGATGGTGAGGAAGATCGTATCGGCTTTGTGCATGGTAGCCAGGGGCGATAGGGATGAGAGCTGGTTAGAAGCGCTACTGGAATTGCAGTTAAAGGATAGTATAGAACCAGCGCCTCCTTTTGGTCTCGTATTGAGAGAGGTCGTTTATGATAACATAGAGTTTGTGGAAGATAGATATGCAATGAGGCGAATAGAGGAGCGATTGAAGCGTGATTTTGTCATGCACAGCACAATTGCCAGTGTGTTACGGGAGCTTATACCACATAATAAGAATTAA
- a CDS encoding DUF106 domain-containing protein, which produces MVLEAGKKKELLKSLIEGAVMGLALFVMLGSMLYRKEISSILNVVLAPLASFTGNFLITVLILAVLTGIYTSIIQKYTTNWELMAKSKEFQKQLKELQKEYIEAKQENNRHKLKRIEKKRAEVMSEQARFSGELMRQQFKPMAYIIIITLPIFFWMWEYAPSEVVIFPLIGTKNLTHIVIFGIPYWLLWYMVCSLPLTAVIRKLLGIKSTM; this is translated from the coding sequence ATGGTACTCGAAGCGGGAAAGAAGAAGGAATTGTTGAAGAGCCTTATAGAAGGAGCGGTTATGGGTCTCGCTCTCTTTGTTATGTTAGGCTCGATGCTGTATCGTAAAGAGATAAGCTCAATCTTGAATGTAGTTCTTGCCCCTCTCGCATCTTTCACCGGCAATTTCCTGATCACTGTCTTAATTCTGGCAGTTCTCACCGGCATATACACCTCGATAATCCAGAAATACACAACAAATTGGGAGTTGATGGCGAAGTCGAAGGAGTTTCAAAAGCAGTTAAAGGAGCTACAGAAAGAGTATATAGAGGCGAAGCAAGAGAACAACAGGCACAAGCTAAAGCGAATAGAGAAGAAGCGTGCAGAGGTGATGAGTGAGCAGGCGCGATTTTCCGGTGAGTTGATGCGGCAGCAATTCAAGCCGATGGCTTATATTATTATCATCACTCTTCCGATATTCTTCTGGATGTGGGAATATGCTCCGAGTGAGGTGGTGATCTTCCCCCTTATAGGCACAAAGAACCTCACACATATCGTTATATTCGGAATACCTTACTGGCTGCTATGGTATATGGTGTGTTCACTCCCTTTAACGGCTGTGATAAGGAAACTGCTGGGCATAAAGAGTACGATGTGA
- a CDS encoding enoyl-CoA hydratase — protein MEEEVLYTRREGVAMITLNREKALNSLNTALLEKLRAALEDAESDVMVRAIVITGAGNRAFCAGADVKEVKDKSHIEARDWSLWFQNITNYMERLRKPIIARINGFCLGGGLELAMACDFRIASDNSVFGQPEVNLGIIPGGGGTQRLTRLIGKPKAMEMLMTGEQIEAEEALRLGLVNRIVPARELDAAVDALVNELKTKSALTLGILKLAVNNGLEMSLERALSYEAECFGSAVASGDAKEGMQAFLEKRKPEFKGE, from the coding sequence ATGGAAGAAGAGGTGCTATACACCAGGCGTGAGGGCGTGGCGATGATAACGCTGAATCGTGAGAAAGCTCTTAATTCATTGAATACCGCATTATTGGAGAAGTTAAGGGCTGCACTGGAGGATGCAGAATCTGATGTCATGGTACGGGCAATTGTAATAACCGGTGCGGGCAACAGAGCCTTCTGTGCAGGTGCGGACGTTAAGGAGGTAAAAGATAAGAGCCACATTGAGGCAAGAGACTGGTCATTGTGGTTTCAGAACATCACGAACTACATGGAACGACTCAGGAAGCCGATAATAGCACGCATAAATGGGTTCTGTCTGGGTGGAGGTCTGGAGCTTGCAATGGCATGTGACTTCCGAATAGCATCAGATAACTCAGTATTCGGGCAGCCGGAGGTGAATCTGGGAATTATACCGGGTGGTGGTGGTACACAACGTCTGACGCGGTTGATAGGCAAGCCAAAAGCGATGGAGATGCTCATGACTGGCGAGCAGATAGAAGCAGAGGAGGCACTGCGATTGGGACTTGTGAACAGAATTGTGCCTGCAAGAGAGCTTGATGCTGCTGTTGACGCTCTGGTTAACGAGTTGAAGACGAAGAGCGCGCTCACTCTCGGAATATTGAAGCTCGCAGTGAATAACGGGCTGGAGATGAGCCTGGAGCGGGCATTGAGTTATGAAGCGGAATGTTTCGGTTCCGCAGTTGCGAGCGGTGATGCAAAGGAGGGGATGCAAGCGTTCTTAGAGAAACGGAAGCCGGAATTCAAGGGTGAGTGA
- a CDS encoding MBL fold metallo-hydrolase, translating to MRLRIVYDNEAKEGLERDWGFSCLIESADRRLLFDTGASEAILSRNMEKLGIQREEIEIIALSHEHWDHIGGLSAVLHPDAMVYLPASFTAATKKRIKRNAAGIIEVSGPADIIPGVHTTGELGVGIKEQSLVLDTGVGELVLTGCAHPGLDVIMDSAHQFGKLGGVMGGFHGFDHLEILSGLKIIIPCHCTTHKREIMDMYPEEAKKCEAGKMIEI from the coding sequence ATGAGATTGAGAATTGTGTATGATAATGAAGCGAAGGAGGGTTTAGAGCGTGATTGGGGCTTTTCATGTCTGATAGAATCTGCAGATAGAAGGCTTCTGTTCGATACCGGCGCTTCAGAAGCGATACTATCGCGTAACATGGAGAAGCTGGGAATACAGAGAGAGGAGATTGAGATTATTGCGCTCTCACATGAACATTGGGACCATATTGGTGGTCTGAGTGCGGTATTGCATCCCGATGCGATGGTGTACCTGCCTGCTTCTTTCACAGCGGCAACGAAGAAGAGGATTAAACGAAACGCAGCAGGCATAATTGAAGTATCTGGACCCGCGGACATCATTCCCGGCGTTCATACAACAGGAGAGCTTGGTGTTGGGATAAAGGAGCAGTCACTGGTTCTTGATACAGGAGTGGGCGAGCTGGTTTTAACAGGCTGTGCACATCCAGGTCTGGACGTTATTATGGATTCTGCACACCAATTCGGTAAGTTAGGAGGAGTGATGGGCGGTTTTCATGGTTTTGACCATCTCGAGATTCTGAGCGGGCTGAAGATTATCATACCATGCCATTGCACCACACATAAGAGAGAGATAATGGATATGTATCCCGAAGAGGCGAAGAAGTGCGAAGCTGGTAAGATGATAGAGATTTAG
- a CDS encoding MATE family efflux transporter, which translates to MNNKLSKKGTYGALSRNKETKGVETLLGDPKRAIIKLSLPMIAAMSVQTIYNLVDAIWVSGIGADALAAIGFVYPFFFLAMGLSNGLGVGAGSAISRRIGARDKPGADNVAVHTIVIMLLFAVAFTIPFFVLAHDIFALIGAGKTTGMTVAYGRVIFAGSIFIFFTNVANSILRSEGDARRAMYAMALGAGLNIVLDPIFIYYFGLGVAGAAWATLISLAVSSIIMLNWFLFKRDTYVSFSFSDFKWSKEIIMDIFRVGLPSSVMMISMSFMMLIMNAIIVMVGNTDGVAIYSTGWRVVSIAVLPTMGIATALVPVSGAAFGARSFEKVSIAHLYAVKLGFLMETVIAVATFIFAPQIAAVFTHAEEAARIAPGLTTFLRIISFYHPTISFGMLSSSLFQGTGKGMNALIVTILRTLILTPLFTVVFGFSLGLGLVGIWWGLVAANTAGVAVAFSWARLYIRKLMKTAMH; encoded by the coding sequence GTGAATAATAAATTATCAAAAAAGGGCACTTATGGTGCCCTATCGCGGAATAAGGAAACGAAGGGCGTGGAGACATTACTTGGCGACCCCAAAAGAGCCATTATCAAACTGTCATTACCCATGATCGCGGCTATGTCCGTACAAACAATCTACAATCTTGTTGATGCGATTTGGGTTTCGGGTATTGGTGCTGATGCACTCGCGGCAATTGGTTTCGTCTATCCCTTCTTCTTCCTCGCTATGGGGCTCTCTAATGGGTTGGGTGTAGGTGCAGGGTCTGCCATATCCCGCAGGATTGGTGCTCGTGATAAGCCGGGTGCAGACAATGTAGCAGTTCATACAATCGTTATAATGCTGTTATTCGCAGTTGCCTTTACCATACCGTTTTTCGTTCTTGCTCACGACATATTCGCTCTGATAGGCGCGGGTAAGACCACAGGTATGACAGTAGCTTATGGCAGGGTTATCTTTGCCGGTAGTATTTTCATATTTTTCACTAACGTTGCGAATTCAATACTACGGAGTGAAGGAGATGCCAGGCGAGCCATGTATGCCATGGCACTCGGTGCTGGTCTGAATATCGTATTGGACCCGATTTTTATCTACTACTTTGGTCTCGGTGTTGCAGGCGCTGCATGGGCTACGCTCATATCCTTGGCTGTTTCATCCATTATCATGCTAAACTGGTTTCTATTCAAAAGAGATACCTATGTATCGTTCTCATTCAGCGATTTCAAATGGAGCAAGGAGATTATTATGGACATCTTCAGAGTTGGTCTGCCATCTTCAGTGATGATGATTTCCATGTCTTTCATGATGTTGATAATGAACGCTATAATAGTAATGGTGGGTAACACCGACGGCGTGGCAATCTACTCCACCGGATGGCGTGTGGTAAGCATAGCAGTCCTGCCGACGATGGGTATCGCTACTGCTCTTGTCCCGGTAAGTGGAGCTGCTTTTGGTGCACGCTCATTTGAGAAGGTAAGTATTGCTCATCTCTATGCAGTGAAGCTCGGGTTTTTGATGGAGACAGTTATAGCGGTGGCAACCTTCATTTTCGCACCTCAGATAGCTGCGGTATTTACACACGCTGAGGAGGCGGCACGTATCGCACCTGGCTTGACGACTTTCCTCAGGATTATCAGTTTTTACCATCCAACCATATCATTTGGCATGCTATCTTCTTCGCTTTTTCAAGGTACAGGGAAAGGGATGAACGCACTGATTGTCACGATTTTGCGAACACTTATACTAACTCCTCTATTTACAGTAGTATTTGGTTTCAGCCTTGGATTGGGCTTGGTGGGAATCTGGTGGGGGCTGGTTGCAGCGAACACCGCTGGTGTAGCAGTAGCATTCTCATGGGCTCGGCTGTATATACGGAAGCTGATGAAAACGGCGATGCATTAA
- the secY gene encoding preprotein translocase subunit SecY, whose product MNLREILTPILDRFPMVERPSWHVHFKTKLGWTLGILILYFVLGNVPLFGLSPESLDLFGRWRTIFAGTRYSLTALGIMPIVDASIILQLLVGAGILKLDLSNSSDQAFYQNIQKILVVVFALFMSLVYVMGFYMPDAGIASKLGVSLQIVSILLFIQVFLGGMLIYFMDEVVSKWGIGSGVSLFILAGVSQQVITGLVNWQPDQYGLPVGVIPRWFQLLWPGSPLHVEVYEILEGGVTFLFQHHLIALISTIAVFFIVVYLESTRLEIPLAHSMARGARGKFPIKLLYASVLPMILVRALQMSIQGFGRALSMHGITVFGTYNEWGNAVSGLMYYLSPIYGPWDWFPTLMSTPHAGWQIALRLGIDLVFMVAGGAIFALFWINTTGMGAKDVAQQIHRSGLQIPGHRRNPATIERMMEGYIPRIAIMGGALLGGLCVLANIFGTLGQASGTGLLLAVSIAYNLYEQVASEQMMEMYPAIRRFFGEE is encoded by the coding sequence ATGAACTTAAGAGAGATACTGACACCGATTCTGGATAGATTCCCGATGGTTGAGCGCCCGAGTTGGCATGTCCATTTCAAGACCAAGCTGGGATGGACTCTGGGCATACTTATACTCTATTTTGTACTTGGTAATGTGCCCCTTTTTGGGCTTTCTCCAGAATCATTGGACCTTTTTGGACGATGGCGCACTATATTCGCAGGTACGCGATATTCATTGACTGCACTGGGTATAATGCCGATTGTAGATGCGTCAATCATTCTGCAGCTACTCGTAGGTGCCGGGATACTTAAACTGGACTTGAGTAACTCCAGCGACCAGGCATTCTACCAGAACATCCAGAAGATTCTCGTTGTGGTATTCGCACTCTTCATGAGTCTGGTCTATGTAATGGGCTTCTATATGCCTGATGCTGGGATAGCCTCAAAACTCGGTGTATCTCTTCAAATTGTCTCTATACTGTTGTTCATTCAGGTATTTCTCGGTGGGATGCTCATATATTTCATGGATGAGGTGGTATCGAAGTGGGGTATAGGGTCCGGTGTCTCGCTCTTCATCCTCGCTGGCGTATCGCAGCAGGTAATTACCGGGCTCGTTAATTGGCAACCCGACCAGTATGGGCTGCCAGTTGGTGTAATTCCCAGGTGGTTCCAGTTACTCTGGCCCGGCTCGCCACTGCATGTGGAAGTGTATGAGATACTTGAAGGAGGTGTTACATTCCTATTTCAACATCACCTGATCGCCCTCATATCTACTATCGCGGTGTTCTTCATTGTTGTCTATCTCGAGAGCACGCGCCTGGAGATACCGCTGGCACATTCGATGGCGCGAGGAGCCCGTGGTAAGTTCCCTATCAAGCTATTATATGCAAGCGTACTACCAATGATCCTCGTGAGAGCGCTGCAAATGAGTATTCAGGGTTTCGGGCGAGCACTCTCAATGCATGGGATTACTGTATTCGGTACGTATAATGAATGGGGCAATGCGGTATCTGGTTTGATGTATTATCTGAGTCCGATTTATGGACCCTGGGATTGGTTCCCCACTCTCATGTCAACACCACATGCGGGCTGGCAAATAGCCCTGCGCCTTGGTATTGACCTGGTTTTTATGGTAGCAGGGGGTGCGATATTTGCACTGTTCTGGATAAATACCACAGGTATGGGTGCTAAAGATGTTGCACAGCAGATACATCGCTCTGGGTTGCAAATACCCGGGCATCGCAGGAATCCCGCAACGATAGAGCGAATGATGGAGGGTTATATACCACGAATAGCGATAATGGGTGGTGCACTTCTTGGTGGACTGTGTGTGCTGGCAAATATATTTGGTACACTTGGTCAAGCTTCCGGCACCGGGTTATTACTGGCTGTGAGTATTGCTTATAACCTTTATGAACAAGTGGCATCGGAGCAGATGATGGAGATGTACCCGGCGATACGAAGGTTCTTTGGTGAGGAATGA
- a CDS encoding uL15 family ribosomal protein, with protein sequence MKKRVKKIRGTRTCGGGSHKKRRGKGSKGGSGNAGAYAHHFVRSLKLGMKKGKQGFGSGSARHSKTYDAIMNVGELDEKLPELIKAGKAEERGDAVFLDATQLGIRKILGRGELRGKPKLIVRVNEISGIAKEKIEEAGGRIEMPIEE encoded by the coding sequence ATGAAGAAGAGAGTAAAGAAGATAAGGGGTACAAGAACCTGTGGTGGTGGCTCACACAAGAAGAGGCGAGGTAAAGGAAGTAAGGGTGGTTCAGGTAATGCGGGCGCTTATGCGCATCATTTCGTACGTTCCTTGAAGCTGGGCATGAAAAAAGGGAAACAGGGTTTTGGTTCTGGTTCTGCACGCCATTCCAAGACTTACGATGCAATAATGAACGTGGGTGAACTGGATGAAAAGCTGCCGGAGCTGATAAAAGCCGGTAAAGCGGAAGAACGAGGTGATGCTGTTTTCCTCGATGCTACACAACTCGGAATAAGGAAGATACTGGGCAGGGGAGAATTGAGAGGAAAGCCGAAGCTGATAGTGAGAGTGAATGAGATATCAGGTATAGCAAAGGAGAAGATAGAGGAAGCGGGTGGCAGGATTGAAATGCCTATTGAGGAGTGA
- a CDS encoding TATA-box-binding protein, whose protein sequence is MMEVDIKVENVVANARIADELDLKYIESKLENAVFTKKKFPGLVYRTHNPKAAFLIFRSGKVVCTGSKTEEGVRKVMDILAADLRRIGIEVAEHPEFRVQNIVASANLGKELNLGAIVVGLELEGMEYEPEVFPGLVYRIEEPKSAILIFSSGRLVITGGKTVEDCKRSVNVLLNKLKDLELI, encoded by the coding sequence ATGATGGAGGTAGATATAAAAGTAGAGAATGTTGTAGCGAATGCAAGGATTGCTGATGAGTTAGATCTGAAATACATAGAATCAAAGTTAGAGAATGCGGTATTCACGAAGAAGAAATTCCCCGGGCTGGTGTATAGGACACACAACCCGAAAGCTGCTTTCCTTATCTTCCGTTCGGGAAAAGTGGTTTGTACCGGCTCGAAGACCGAGGAAGGTGTGCGTAAAGTGATGGACATACTTGCCGCAGACCTCAGGCGTATAGGAATAGAAGTGGCAGAGCATCCGGAGTTCAGGGTACAGAACATCGTTGCTTCCGCCAATCTTGGAAAAGAACTTAATCTTGGTGCTATTGTTGTGGGTTTAGAACTTGAGGGTATGGAATACGAGCCCGAGGTATTCCCCGGACTGGTATATCGTATAGAGGAGCCGAAAAGTGCTATACTGATATTCAGCTCAGGACGACTGGTTATAACAGGTGGGAAGACAGTTGAGGACTGCAAGAGGTCGGTGAATGTTTTATTGAACAAATTAAAGGATTTAGAACTGATTTAA
- a CDS encoding hydrogenase iron-sulfur subunit, translated as MFEPKIVAFCCNWCSYAAADLAGVSRFRYPPNVRILRVMCSGRVEPEFIFDAFKHGADGVIITGCHPGECHYISGNLNAERRVENVKRAMKYLGIEPERLRLEWMSAAEGERFASVMRDFTTEIRALGPLMGGNEKHK; from the coding sequence ATGTTTGAGCCCAAGATCGTGGCTTTCTGCTGTAATTGGTGCTCCTATGCAGCTGCAGACCTCGCAGGTGTATCGCGCTTTCGGTACCCGCCAAATGTGCGCATACTGCGTGTGATGTGCTCAGGACGGGTAGAACCTGAATTCATCTTCGATGCTTTCAAACACGGTGCCGACGGTGTTATTATCACTGGTTGCCATCCGGGGGAATGTCACTACATATCGGGCAACCTGAATGCCGAGCGGAGGGTAGAGAACGTAAAGAGGGCAATGAAGTATCTGGGAATAGAACCAGAACGTCTCCGTCTGGAATGGATGTCCGCTGCCGAGGGCGAGAGATTTGCATCGGTTATGCGTGACTTCACAACCGAGATAAGAGCGCTGGGTCCTCTTATGGGAGGGAATGAGAAACATAAATGA